In Denitratisoma sp. DHT3, one DNA window encodes the following:
- the sdhA gene encoding succinate dehydrogenase flavoprotein subunit: MSYTVRKFDAVIVGAGGAGLRAAIQLSEAGLKTAVLSKVFPTRSHTVAAQGGVAASLGNSEEDHWHWHMYDTVKGSDWLGDQDAIEFMCRKANEVVVELEHYGMPFDRLDNGKIYQRPFGGHMSNFGEKPVRRSCAAADRTGHAMLHAMYQRNVKANTQFFVEWQALDLIRDDEGDVQGVTAMDMETGEIVAFHARATIFATGGAGRIFYSSTNAFINTGDGLGMAARAGIPLEDMEFWQFHPTGVAGAGVLITEGVRGEGGILRNSSGERFMERYAPNAKDLASRDVVSRAMVTEINEGRGCGPNKDFVLLDITHLDPATIMKRLPGIREIGLQFAGVDCIKEPLPVVPTCHYQMGGIPTNYHGQVVIGTDSQVVNGFYAAGECACASVHGANRLGTNSLLDLLVFGKSAGETAVEDLKRGKAHKPLHTASIDQTLARLDRLNSQKGGANVHESRLAMQRAMQKHAGVFRFNDLLKEGVTQILKVADDVARTEIKDKSKVFNMARIEALELDNLIEVAKATMISAEARKESRGAHVRDDALDTAETPNGRDDKNWLKHTLWHRDGNRLDYKPVKMKPLSVDTIELKKRAY; this comes from the coding sequence GTGAGCTATACCGTACGCAAATTTGATGCCGTGATCGTGGGCGCCGGCGGCGCCGGCCTGCGGGCGGCCATCCAACTGTCCGAGGCCGGCCTGAAGACGGCCGTCCTGTCCAAGGTTTTCCCCACCCGCTCCCACACGGTGGCGGCTCAGGGCGGCGTCGCCGCCTCGCTCGGCAACTCCGAGGAGGATCACTGGCACTGGCACATGTACGATACCGTCAAGGGCTCCGACTGGCTCGGCGACCAGGACGCGATCGAATTCATGTGCCGCAAGGCCAATGAGGTGGTGGTCGAGCTGGAACACTACGGCATGCCGTTCGACCGTCTGGACAACGGCAAGATCTACCAGCGCCCGTTCGGCGGCCACATGTCCAACTTCGGCGAAAAGCCGGTGCGCCGTTCCTGCGCCGCCGCCGACCGTACCGGCCACGCGATGCTGCATGCGATGTATCAGCGCAACGTCAAGGCCAACACCCAGTTCTTCGTCGAATGGCAGGCCCTCGACCTGATCCGCGACGATGAGGGCGATGTCCAGGGCGTGACCGCCATGGACATGGAAACCGGCGAGATCGTCGCCTTCCATGCCCGCGCCACCATTTTCGCCACCGGTGGCGCCGGCCGCATTTTCTACAGCTCCACCAACGCCTTCATCAACACCGGTGACGGCCTGGGCATGGCGGCGCGCGCTGGCATTCCCCTGGAGGACATGGAGTTCTGGCAGTTCCACCCCACCGGCGTCGCCGGCGCCGGCGTGCTGATCACCGAAGGCGTGCGCGGCGAGGGCGGCATCCTGCGCAACAGCAGCGGCGAGCGCTTCATGGAGCGCTACGCGCCCAACGCCAAGGATCTGGCTTCCCGCGACGTGGTTTCCCGCGCCATGGTGACCGAGATCAACGAAGGTCGCGGCTGCGGTCCCAACAAGGATTTCGTGCTGCTCGACATCACCCACCTGGACCCGGCCACCATCATGAAGCGGCTGCCCGGCATCCGCGAGATCGGCCTCCAGTTCGCCGGCGTGGATTGCATCAAGGAGCCGCTGCCCGTGGTGCCCACCTGCCACTACCAGATGGGCGGCATTCCCACCAACTATCACGGCCAGGTGGTGATCGGCACCGACAGCCAGGTGGTGAACGGCTTCTACGCCGCCGGCGAATGCGCCTGTGCCTCGGTGCACGGCGCCAACCGCCTGGGCACCAACTCCCTGCTGGACCTGCTGGTGTTCGGCAAGTCCGCCGGCGAGACCGCCGTCGAGGACCTGAAGCGGGGCAAGGCTCACAAGCCCCTGCACACCGCCTCCATCGACCAGACTCTGGCGCGCCTGGATCGCCTCAACAGCCAGAAGGGTGGCGCCAACGTCCATGAGTCCCGCCTGGCGATGCAGCGCGCCATGCAGAAGCACGCCGGCGTGTTCCGCTTCAACGATCTGCTCAAGGAAGGCGTCACCCAGATTCTCAAGGTGGCGGACGACGTCGCCAGGACCGAGATCAAGGACAAGTCCAAGGTGTTCAACATGGCCCGCATCGAGGCCCTGGAACTGGACAACCTGATCGAAGTGGCCAAGGCCACCATGATCTCCGCCGAGGCCCGCAAGGAGTCCCGCGGCGCCCACGTGCGCGACGACGCGCTCGACACCGCCGAGACGCCCAACGGCCGCGACGACAAGAACTGGCTCAAGCACACCCTGTGGCATCGCGACGGCAACCGTCTCGACTACAAGCCGGTGAAGATGAAGCCCCTGTCCGTGGATACCATCGAGCTGAAGAAGCGGGCTTACTGA
- the sdhD gene encoding succinate dehydrogenase, hydrophobic membrane anchor protein: MKSRIVVGAHYGLKDWLAQRITAIIMAIYTLVVAVALCSGAAESQESWRALMSNGYMRFITPLFMLSLCYHAWVGVRDIWMDYVKCAALRLTLHSLTVLVLVGYAVWGVQIIWRL, encoded by the coding sequence ATGAAATCCCGTATCGTCGTCGGCGCCCATTACGGGCTCAAGGACTGGCTGGCCCAGCGCATCACCGCCATCATCATGGCGATCTACACCCTGGTCGTCGCGGTGGCGCTGTGCTCCGGCGCCGCGGAATCCCAGGAAAGCTGGCGCGCCCTGATGAGCAACGGCTACATGCGCTTCATCACGCCGCTGTTCATGCTTTCCCTTTGCTACCACGCCTGGGTCGGCGTGCGTGATATCTGGATGGATTACGTCAAGTGCGCGGCTCTGCGCCTGACGCTGCATTCGCTGACCGTCCTGGTCCTGGTCGGCTATGCCGTCTGGGGTGTGCAGATTATCTGGAGGCTGTGA
- the sdhC gene encoding succinate dehydrogenase, cytochrome b556 subunit, producing MPEAITKQRPKFLTLTEIRQPVPAIVSILHRVSGAGLFLTLPFLICLLQLSLGTPENFQTFKQITGHPLAKLVLFGLCWAYLHHFCAGIRFLLLDVHVGVEKGAARASAKGVLVVSLGLTAIIAMKFLGVF from the coding sequence ATGCCAGAAGCAATAACAAAGCAACGGCCGAAATTCCTGACGCTCACCGAGATTCGTCAGCCGGTCCCCGCCATCGTGTCGATCCTGCATCGTGTCAGCGGTGCCGGGTTGTTCCTGACCTTGCCGTTCCTGATCTGCCTGTTGCAGCTTTCCCTGGGGACGCCCGAGAACTTCCAGACATTCAAGCAGATCACCGGCCACCCCCTGGCCAAACTGGTGCTGTTCGGTTTGTGCTGGGCCTATCTGCATCATTTCTGCGCCGGCATCCGGTTCCTGCTGCTGGACGTCCACGTGGGCGTCGAGAAGGGAGCGGCCCGCGCTTCGGCCAAGGGTGTGCTGGTGGTGAGCCTCGGTCTCACCGCGATTATCGCCATGAAATTCCTGGGGGTGTTCTGA
- a CDS encoding GntR family transcriptional regulator has product MVSESPTFSPLYRQIKSLILQGLESGEWRPGEAIPSEAELATRFNVSQGTVRKAIDEMAAGNLLVRKQGKGTFVASHADPRAFFRFLRLVPIAGGVEQSTSLPLECWRAKAGPEAARVLQLKLADPIIIVRRLLKFSAKPVVVDEIYLPGEVFTGLSLEVLKDWTDSLYSLFETRFGVRMIRAEERIRAVAADRGSAELLGVVEGSPLLSVERVSFTYGDRPVEWRRGLYSTADHYYLNDLG; this is encoded by the coding sequence ATGGTATCGGAGTCCCCCACATTCAGCCCCCTTTACCGCCAAATCAAGAGCCTGATTCTGCAGGGTCTGGAATCGGGTGAATGGCGACCGGGCGAGGCCATTCCCAGTGAAGCCGAGCTGGCGACCCGATTCAATGTCAGTCAGGGGACGGTCCGCAAGGCGATCGATGAAATGGCCGCCGGAAACCTGCTGGTGCGCAAGCAGGGAAAAGGGACTTTCGTCGCCAGCCATGCCGATCCGCGCGCGTTCTTCCGCTTTCTGCGTCTGGTGCCCATCGCCGGTGGCGTCGAGCAATCGACCTCGCTGCCCCTGGAATGCTGGCGCGCCAAGGCGGGGCCGGAGGCGGCCCGGGTGCTGCAACTGAAGCTGGCCGACCCGATCATCATCGTGCGGCGCCTGCTGAAGTTTTCCGCCAAGCCGGTCGTGGTCGATGAAATCTATCTGCCGGGCGAGGTCTTCACCGGTCTGTCCCTCGAGGTTCTCAAGGACTGGACGGACTCCCTCTACAGCCTGTTCGAGACCCGCTTCGGGGTGCGCATGATCCGCGCCGAGGAACGCATTCGCGCCGTGGCGGCCGATCGCGGCAGCGCGGAACTGCTGGGCGTGGTCGAAGGCAGTCCGTTGCTGTCGGTGGAGCGGGTCAGCTTCACTTATGGCGACCGGCCGGTGGAATGGCGGCGGGGCCTGTATTCCACGGCCGATCATTACTACCTCAACGATTTGGGCTGA
- a CDS encoding malate dehydrogenase encodes MAKAPVRVAVTGAAGQIGYALLFRIASGEMLGKDQPVILQMLELPMEKAQAALKGVMMELEDCAFPLLAGMVGTDDPEVAFKDADYALLVGARPRGPGMERKDLLLENAKIFTTQGKALNKVASRNVRVLVVGNPANTNAWIAMKSAPDLPAANFTAMLRLDHNRALSQLAAKTGSTVNDIEKMIVWGNHSPTMYPDIRFATINGKAAPGVVNDEAWYKNEYIPKVGKRGAAIIEARGLSSAASAANAAIDHMRDWALGTNGKWVTMGIPSDGSYGIPAGTMYGVPVTCANGKYERVQGLEIDAFSREKMDFTLNELKEEQDGVKDLLG; translated from the coding sequence ATGGCCAAAGCCCCCGTTCGAGTCGCAGTCACCGGCGCTGCCGGACAAATCGGTTACGCCCTGCTGTTCCGCATCGCCAGCGGTGAAATGCTCGGCAAGGATCAGCCCGTGATTCTGCAAATGCTGGAACTGCCTATGGAAAAGGCCCAGGCCGCCCTGAAGGGCGTCATGATGGAACTGGAAGACTGCGCCTTCCCCCTGCTGGCCGGCATGGTCGGCACCGACGATCCCGAAGTGGCCTTCAAGGACGCCGACTACGCACTGCTGGTCGGTGCCCGTCCGCGCGGCCCCGGCATGGAGCGCAAGGATCTGCTGCTGGAAAACGCCAAGATCTTCACCACCCAGGGCAAGGCCCTGAACAAGGTGGCTTCCCGCAACGTCAGGGTGCTGGTGGTCGGCAACCCCGCCAACACCAACGCCTGGATCGCCATGAAGTCGGCCCCCGACCTGCCCGCCGCGAACTTCACCGCCATGCTGCGACTGGACCACAACCGCGCCCTCTCGCAACTGGCCGCCAAGACCGGCTCCACCGTGAACGACATCGAGAAGATGATCGTCTGGGGCAACCACTCCCCCACCATGTACCCCGACATCCGCTTCGCCACCATCAACGGTAAGGCCGCCCCCGGCGTTGTGAACGACGAAGCCTGGTACAAGAACGAGTACATCCCCAAGGTGGGCAAGCGCGGCGCCGCCATCATCGAAGCTCGCGGCCTCTCCTCCGCCGCTTCCGCCGCCAATGCCGCGATCGACCACATGCGTGACTGGGCCCTGGGCACCAACGGCAAGTGGGTCACCATGGGCATCCCCTCCGACGGCTCCTACGGCATCCCCGCCGGCACCATGTACGGCGTGCCCGTCACCTGCGCCAACGGCAAGTACGAGCGCGTGCAGGGCCTGGAAATCGACGCCTTCTCGCGGGAGAAGATGGACTTCACCCTGAACGAGCTGAAGGAAGAGCAGGACGGCGTCAAGGACCTGCTGGGCTGA
- a CDS encoding HpcH/HpaI aldolase/citrate lyase family protein gives MNQAIHPARVLYQGAKPFPALSACEHYAGSEKLIRKALQLQAESGPIFDITCDCEDGAPAGREQEHAEMVAAIINDETANRFGRVGARIHDVTHPHWRRDLDIIIGRAGRRVAYIVLPKPESADDALTQITALDEARRHHGVEREIPVHVLIETHGALREAWQIAGLPHVESIDFGLMDFVSGHHGAIPGSAMRSPGQFDHPLVARAKAEIAAAALGRGVVPAHNVTTELRDLEVVREDARRAREDFGFLRMWSIHPAQIQPIVEAMRPRFEEVAEAAAILIAAQDADWGPTQFEGKLHDRASYRYYWELLQRARNTGMALPAEARQRFFD, from the coding sequence GTGAATCAAGCCATTCACCCCGCCCGGGTGCTCTACCAGGGCGCCAAGCCCTTCCCCGCCCTTTCTGCCTGCGAGCATTACGCCGGTAGCGAGAAACTGATCAGAAAGGCACTCCAACTCCAAGCCGAGTCGGGCCCCATTTTCGACATCACCTGCGACTGCGAGGACGGCGCGCCCGCCGGACGGGAGCAGGAACACGCGGAGATGGTCGCCGCCATCATCAACGATGAGACCGCCAACCGCTTCGGCCGCGTCGGCGCCCGCATCCACGATGTCACCCACCCCCATTGGCGGCGGGACCTGGACATCATCATCGGCCGCGCCGGCCGGCGTGTGGCGTACATCGTCCTGCCCAAGCCGGAATCGGCCGACGACGCGCTGACCCAGATCACCGCCCTCGACGAAGCGCGCCGCCACCACGGCGTGGAGCGTGAAATCCCGGTTCATGTGCTGATCGAGACCCACGGCGCGCTGCGCGAGGCCTGGCAGATCGCCGGCCTGCCCCACGTCGAGTCGATCGACTTCGGCCTGATGGATTTCGTCAGCGGCCACCATGGCGCCATTCCGGGCAGCGCCATGCGCTCGCCCGGCCAGTTCGACCACCCGCTGGTGGCCCGGGCCAAGGCCGAGATCGCCGCCGCCGCGCTGGGCCGCGGCGTCGTGCCGGCCCACAATGTCACCACCGAATTGCGCGACCTGGAGGTCGTGCGCGAGGATGCCCGCCGCGCCCGGGAGGACTTCGGCTTCCTGCGCATGTGGAGCATCCACCCCGCCCAGATCCAGCCCATCGTCGAGGCGATGCGTCCCCGCTTCGAGGAAGTCGCCGAGGCCGCGGCCATCCTGATCGCGGCCCAGGATGCCGACTGGGGACCCACCCAGTTCGAGGGCAAGTTGCACGACCGGGCTTCCTACCGCTATTACTGGGAGCTGTTGCAGCGAGCCCGCAACACGGGCATGGCCTTGCCCGCCGAAGCTCGACAACGTTTTTTCGATTAA
- a CDS encoding bifunctional aconitate hydratase 2/2-methylisocitrate dehydratase, which translates to MLEAYRQHVAERAALGIPPLPLTKQQTVALVELLKNPPKGEEAFLVDLITHRVPAGVDDAAEVKAKFLAAISRGEQSCALISRAKATELLGTMLGGYNVKPLIDVLGDAEVGAVAANALKHTLLMFDYFHDVQELANQGNANAKAVMQSWADAEWFTSRPEVPASLKITVFKVSGETNTDDLSPAPDAWSRPDIPLHGVAMLKNPRPGIEPDEPGTRGPIKLIEELKKKGNLVAYVGDVVGTGSSRKSATNSVLWWTGEDIPFVPNKRFGGVCLGGKIAPIFFNTQEDAGALPVEIDVAQMEMGDEIELRIDHAKASVTALKNGAVIAESQLKTAVLLDEVRAGGRINLIIGRGLTAKAREALNLPASTLFRLPQAPKDSGKGFTLAQKMVGRACGLPEGQGIRPDTYCEPRMTSVGSQDTTGPMTRDELKDLACLGFSADLVMQSFCHTAAYPKLVDVKTHRTLPSFITARGGISLRPGDGVIHSWLNRFLLPDTVGTGGDSHTRFPIGISFPAGSGLVAFAAATGVMPLDMPESVLVRFKGSLEEAGKRGITLRDLVNAIPYYAIKQGLLTVAKQGKKNIFSGRILEIEGLPDLKVEQAFELTDASAERSAAGCSVRLNKAPIVEYLRSNITLMKWMIAEGYEDKRTLGRRIKAMEDWIANGTLLAPDADAEYAAVIEIDLTDVKEPILACPNDPDDVKLLSEVAGDKIDEVFIGSCMTNIGHFRAAGKVLDGKSDIPTRLWIAPPTKMDAMILNEEGYYSVLGKSGARMEMPGCSLCMGNQAQIRKGSTAVSTSTRNFPNRLGIDTRVYLSSAELAAVCALMGKIPTVAEYLEQVQAVNAKAADVYRYMNFDQIADFKEVADTVEV; encoded by the coding sequence ATGCTCGAAGCCTATCGCCAGCATGTCGCCGAGCGCGCCGCACTGGGCATCCCGCCCCTGCCGCTGACCAAGCAACAGACCGTCGCACTGGTCGAACTGCTGAAGAATCCACCCAAGGGCGAGGAAGCCTTCCTCGTGGACCTGATCACCCATCGCGTGCCGGCGGGCGTGGATGACGCCGCCGAAGTCAAGGCCAAGTTCCTCGCCGCCATTTCCCGCGGCGAACAGAGCTGTGCCCTGATCTCCCGCGCCAAGGCCACCGAGTTGCTGGGCACCATGCTCGGCGGCTACAACGTCAAGCCGCTGATCGACGTGCTGGGCGACGCCGAAGTGGGGGCCGTGGCCGCCAATGCGCTGAAGCACACGCTGCTGATGTTCGACTACTTCCACGACGTGCAGGAACTGGCCAACCAGGGCAACGCCAACGCCAAGGCGGTGATGCAGTCCTGGGCCGACGCCGAGTGGTTCACCAGCCGGCCGGAAGTCCCCGCCTCGCTGAAGATCACCGTGTTCAAGGTGAGCGGCGAGACCAACACCGACGACCTCTCCCCCGCCCCCGACGCCTGGAGCCGCCCCGACATTCCGCTCCATGGCGTGGCGATGCTGAAGAACCCCCGTCCCGGCATCGAGCCCGACGAGCCCGGCACGCGCGGCCCGATCAAGCTGATCGAGGAACTGAAGAAGAAAGGCAACCTGGTGGCCTACGTCGGCGACGTGGTCGGCACCGGCTCTTCCCGCAAGTCCGCCACCAATTCGGTGTTGTGGTGGACCGGCGAGGACATTCCCTTCGTCCCCAACAAGCGCTTCGGCGGCGTCTGCCTGGGCGGCAAGATCGCCCCGATCTTCTTCAACACCCAGGAAGACGCCGGCGCCCTGCCGGTGGAGATCGACGTCGCGCAGATGGAAATGGGCGACGAGATCGAGCTCAGGATCGACCACGCCAAGGCCAGCGTCACCGCACTCAAGAACGGCGCCGTGATCGCCGAGTCACAGCTCAAGACCGCCGTGCTGCTCGATGAAGTGCGCGCCGGCGGCCGCATCAATCTGATCATCGGCCGCGGCCTCACCGCCAAGGCCCGCGAAGCCCTGAATCTTCCCGCCTCCACCCTGTTCCGCCTGCCCCAGGCGCCCAAGGACTCGGGCAAGGGCTTCACCCTGGCGCAGAAGATGGTCGGCCGCGCCTGCGGCCTGCCCGAAGGCCAGGGCATCCGCCCGGACACCTACTGCGAGCCCCGCATGACCTCGGTCGGCTCACAGGACACCACCGGCCCGATGACCCGCGACGAACTCAAGGACCTGGCCTGCCTGGGCTTCTCCGCCGATCTGGTGATGCAGTCGTTCTGCCACACCGCCGCCTACCCGAAGCTGGTCGACGTCAAGACCCACCGCACCCTGCCCTCCTTCATCACCGCGCGCGGCGGCATCTCGCTGCGCCCCGGCGACGGCGTGATCCATAGTTGGCTCAACCGCTTCCTGCTGCCCGACACCGTCGGCACCGGCGGCGACAGCCACACCCGCTTCCCGATCGGCATCTCCTTCCCCGCCGGCTCGGGCCTGGTCGCCTTCGCCGCCGCCACCGGCGTGATGCCGCTGGACATGCCGGAATCGGTGCTGGTGCGCTTCAAGGGCTCGCTGGAGGAAGCTGGCAAGCGCGGCATCACCCTGCGCGACCTGGTCAATGCGATCCCCTACTACGCGATCAAGCAGGGCCTCCTGACGGTGGCCAAGCAGGGCAAGAAGAACATCTTCTCCGGCCGCATCCTGGAAATCGAGGGCCTGCCCGACCTCAAGGTGGAACAGGCCTTCGAGCTCACCGACGCCTCCGCCGAGCGCTCCGCCGCCGGCTGCTCGGTGCGCCTGAACAAGGCGCCCATCGTCGAGTACCTGCGCTCCAACATCACCCTGATGAAGTGGATGATCGCCGAGGGCTACGAGGACAAGCGCACCCTCGGCCGCCGCATCAAGGCGATGGAGGACTGGATCGCCAACGGCACGCTGCTCGCCCCCGACGCCGACGCGGAATACGCGGCCGTGATCGAGATCGATCTGACCGACGTCAAGGAGCCGATCCTGGCCTGCCCGAACGATCCGGACGACGTGAAGCTCCTGTCCGAAGTCGCCGGCGACAAGATCGACGAAGTCTTCATCGGCTCGTGCATGACCAACATCGGCCACTTCCGCGCCGCCGGCAAGGTGCTCGACGGCAAGAGCGACATTCCGACCCGCCTGTGGATCGCGCCGCCCACCAAGATGGACGCCATGATCCTCAACGAGGAAGGCTACTACTCGGTGCTCGGCAAGTCCGGCGCGCGCATGGAAATGCCCGGCTGCTCGCTGTGCATGGGCAACCAGGCGCAGATCCGCAAGGGCAGCACCGCGGTGTCGACCTCGACCCGCAACTTCCCGAACCGTCTGGGCATCGACACCCGCGTCTATCTGAGCTCCGCCGAGCTGGCCGCCGTGTGCGCGCTGATGGGTAAGATTCCCACCGTCGCCGAGTACCTGGAACAGGTGCAGGCAGTCAACGCCAAGGCGGCCGACGTCTATCGCTACATGAATTTCGACCAGATCGCCGACTTCAAGGAAGTCGCCGATACCGTCGAGGTCTGA
- a CDS encoding GNAT family N-acetyltransferase, with the protein MLVLPLNDGHDRKGFDCGDAELNGWLSQTARQHKEKGISSTFVAVADETSAEVLGFYAISLAELVNTDLPAQYRKRLPIKAPVFRLGRLATAEQHQRQGIGEFMLFDAIDRVTRIAQEVGGIGLVINAKPTAVDCYKRYGFEQMADHPLNLFLPL; encoded by the coding sequence ATGCTGGTTCTACCGCTGAACGACGGACATGACAGAAAGGGCTTCGACTGCGGCGATGCAGAACTGAATGGTTGGCTGAGCCAAACAGCCAGGCAGCACAAAGAGAAAGGAATTTCCTCGACCTTTGTGGCGGTAGCTGACGAGACAAGCGCGGAAGTGCTTGGTTTCTACGCTATCAGCCTGGCTGAGTTGGTCAACACAGACCTCCCGGCGCAGTATCGGAAACGGTTGCCTATCAAGGCTCCTGTGTTCCGGCTGGGGAGGCTGGCAACAGCCGAACAACATCAGAGGCAAGGCATTGGGGAGTTCATGCTCTTCGACGCCATTGACCGGGTGACGCGTATCGCACAAGAGGTTGGCGGTATCGGCCTCGTGATTAATGCGAAACCAACCGCAGTCGATTGCTACAAACGCTACGGCTTCGAGCAGATGGCAGACCATCCGCTCAATCTGTTCTTGCCGCTTTAA
- a CDS encoding DUF1778 domain-containing protein, producing the protein MLAHTGKRLTTRITDHVQEKLQVAADIVGATLNQFVVQAALEKAERVIESESTIVLTRRESLRLLEMIENPPLRNEKFLQAQARYQRMKNHAGSTAERRT; encoded by the coding sequence ATGCTGGCTCACACCGGGAAACGACTCACCACGCGAATCACCGACCATGTGCAGGAGAAACTGCAAGTGGCGGCGGACATCGTGGGGGCGACGCTGAATCAGTTTGTCGTGCAGGCGGCTTTGGAAAAGGCGGAAAGGGTCATTGAAAGCGAATCGACGATTGTCCTGACACGTCGGGAATCGTTGAGACTGCTGGAAATGATTGAAAATCCGCCGTTGCGCAACGAGAAGTTCCTTCAGGCGCAGGCTCGTTATCAGAGGATGAAGAACCATGCTGGTTCTACCGCTGAACGACGGACATGA
- a CDS encoding NnrS family protein, whose translation MAGRSTHAVWTVGFRPFFILAMFAGLSLPLLWALIFGGRVTAPAMPFSVMQWHAHEMFFGFGWAVLGGFLLTASKNWVSIRGYHGPALALLALAWLQERAGMWFAGSLPPLLFHISNNLFLVAVVAMLMATLIRHRRSDSYADNYFFLLVLPTFLLAKQLMLSTEYFQIGVSLALGLFRMAFLVMLERTLTPFMKAAFQVPILRYGPLDKSIKLLGLLMVVESLLPRTVSALLAAALALLLLGRFFRWQPQLALRRLDVGIMYLGYLAIVAQLLIHAADPFVQLHWVGTVSVHVFTFGVMGLIIPAMIVRISNGHTGRKVVFDGLDKTALWIMLLALTVRVVGPQADPAGYVQWIYLAAICWLACFSILAWRYIPFLLQPRVDGKEH comes from the coding sequence ATGGCGGGCAGAAGCACACACGCGGTATGGACGGTCGGGTTCCGGCCCTTTTTCATTTTGGCCATGTTTGCCGGGCTGAGCCTGCCGCTGCTCTGGGCCTTGATTTTCGGCGGCCGGGTGACGGCGCCGGCGATGCCGTTTTCGGTGATGCAATGGCACGCCCACGAAATGTTCTTCGGCTTCGGCTGGGCGGTGCTGGGCGGCTTCCTGCTGACGGCGAGCAAGAACTGGGTGTCGATCCGCGGCTATCACGGTCCGGCGCTGGCACTGCTGGCCCTGGCCTGGCTGCAGGAGCGCGCCGGCATGTGGTTCGCGGGCAGCCTGCCGCCGCTCCTGTTCCACATCTCCAACAATCTGTTCCTGGTCGCCGTCGTCGCCATGCTGATGGCCACCCTGATCCGGCATCGCCGCAGCGACAGCTATGCGGACAATTATTTCTTCCTGCTGGTGCTGCCGACCTTTCTGCTGGCCAAGCAGCTGATGCTCAGCACCGAGTATTTCCAGATCGGCGTCAGCCTGGCCCTGGGCCTGTTCCGCATGGCCTTCCTGGTGATGCTGGAGCGCACCCTGACCCCCTTCATGAAGGCTGCCTTCCAGGTGCCGATCCTGCGCTACGGTCCGCTGGACAAGTCGATCAAGCTGCTGGGACTGCTGATGGTGGTGGAAAGCCTGCTGCCGCGCACCGTCTCCGCGCTGCTGGCGGCGGCGCTGGCGCTGCTGCTGCTGGGACGCTTCTTCCGCTGGCAGCCGCAGCTCGCCTTGCGCCGGCTCGACGTCGGCATCATGTACCTGGGCTATCTGGCCATCGTCGCCCAGTTGCTGATCCATGCCGCCGACCCGTTCGTGCAGTTGCATTGGGTGGGGACGGTCTCGGTCCATGTGTTCACCTTCGGCGTCATGGGCCTGATCATTCCGGCCATGATCGTTCGCATTTCCAACGGCCATACCGGCCGCAAGGTGGTCTTCGACGGTCTCGACAAGACGGCGCTGTGGATCATGCTGCTGGCGCTGACGGTGCGGGTCGTCGGCCCCCAGGCCGATCCGGCTGGTTACGTCCAATGGATCTACCTGGCCGCGATCTGCTGGCTGGCCTGCTTTTCGATCCTGGCCTGGCGCTACATTCCGTTCCTGCTGCAGCCCCGGGTGGACGGCAAGGAACACTGA